Proteins encoded within one genomic window of Stigmatopora argus isolate UIUO_Sarg chromosome 21, RoL_Sarg_1.0, whole genome shotgun sequence:
- the LOC144066956 gene encoding uncharacterized protein LOC144066956, whose amino-acid sequence MESHLLVGSQQERAQLQEEVRLLQEDLAESRAEKEELASRARALKERLELSVSPSFVQDHHAEEERQERRRREREAREREARQALLVHRLQNKVMEYRERCQSLELQHKAGHSQLIDTQLSLRKDNSESLESALISLEEEQQRASGLTQTASVLRTRLGQSERANEILRNNVRELTRDLTGTVTEAERRADSWQKERKRVSVKTARHREQLWCVWRCVMALRQHCRTVRTATDRDLLEMKAQLSHLSLCLQSSCDSASLRLIKMWLADFSSFASSSMGTLTVGELLEPESDHRIKESETLPEAVAEAVWKLCAALNVSTPVSRDASALLSVLSQTEIALHRKQQNLQRAELNVQQLAEEKATLQLRVEKLQEDKRREDTPLLAGQPEATPPPHLDVPHKRDMELPLKEEELRSEEAKLRGAKEEMLTRDAGLKMRDEKLQQEEVHQRKREEELQKAEEQLQKGKKEVDRKEEELQGREVELKKSQEEMQKGEVALHKRENEVHIKEEELQSKDMEIRNIQKEAQREEEKLHKREKELHKKEEELQSREMEITMSQEEVQKEEEKLHKRETELHKKEEELRSSEMEMKKSKEEAHKEEEALHKREKELQKKEEQLQIREVEMKKSQEEVQALEEALHKKEMEVHRKEEELHGKEIEMKTNKEEVEKVLHKREKEVHRKEEDLESRETVVKKSQEEVQKEEEVLHKREKEVHQKEEYLQRREMEMKKSQEEVRKEEEALHKREKEVHGKEEEIQLREMEMIKNKEEVEKMLHKREEQVSRKEEDLASRESVMKKSQEEVQKEEDVLHKREKEVRKMLVELQGREMEIKQSQEEAENVLHKREKELHKNDQDLLGREIEVKRGQEEVRKEKEVLHKREREVRARQEEMQSREEEVQKREGDWHQKEEEMQSRESRVFNAEKEVQKSQEKVHKEMEVLHQREKDMKMRQEELQRQEENVQNRYNGSAEVTGDCRPSAQLTYRASFQAEARQREDAPRDATESLERSQQAQQRAEEEAALAKDALLKRSSQHASVLRELQEAREQLTPAAEEMAKIERAHNRQRQESEEQQRQLEVLRREARELHSSHSSLLEKLEEQRTLASQADVERSQLGSIVRVLQESKEALAGELRCAKEELASLASRHMEEKEAWKGEKEQLEIDLRAKNEEAETLRRRFDGLEEEIKEREEAASKEKKALLAEGERKHKEEVTKREELDSLKSRMDTLLGVMKEQEEELEQLTKELRAKDGEVVMLGKRVEGLLVEMKEREEEIKEQEEVASKEKKALLAEGERKHKEDVAKREELDGLRSRVDGLLAQMKERGEELEQLGKELGERNGEVVMLRKRMEGLLAEMKEQEEQLQRLRERLKLTEEQVEQLREAQQKLVEKEARVEKLELLLTEMQQQEEARDMEERRAKVLRETAAISMHQEEVQKLKSELREREEELVKLSGSSEDGREALKTEARKREELQQELRGARLMLQEMELNVHALQGQVSASREEAKQEKEQQEEVMKKLNRLLRESREEEERLRSATEEKEILRPYPDREGTEGEGKNQAGRWTREQGGRCSLEEEHLGRDMVAATTEERMEILKSHQDRKCMEGEKKSGEESWRREEDGRSSLVEVGEQTASRNFKQEEPRSAKGKLKMQNQAQPAAKWLEDGAGGRLLLLQSRVAHLEIKLERSDAKKVQLKRGKRHIKMISDALVHQS is encoded by the exons ATGGAGTCCCATCTGCTGGTCGGCTCTCAGCAGGAGAGGGCGCAGCTACAGGAAGAAGTGCGCCTGCTTCAGGAAGATCTGGCCGAGAGCCGCGCCGAGAAGGAGGAGCTTGCGTCCAGAGCCAGGGCGCTCAAAGAGAGG CTGGAGCTGTCGGTATCTCCCTCGTTCGTCCAAGACCATCATGCCGAGGAGGAGCGGCAAGAGAGGAGGCGTCGAGAAAGGGAGGCTAGGGAAAGGGAGGCCCGACAGGCACTCCTCGTACACCGGCTGCAGAACAAG GTGATGGAGTACCGGGAGCGATGTCAAAGTTTGGAACTTCAACACAAGGCAGGACACAGCCAACTCATAGACACCCAG CTAAGTTTGAGGAAGGACAACAGTGAGTCACTGGAGAGCGCCCTCATCAGCCTGGAAGAGGAACAGCAAAG GGCGTCGGGCCTGACCCAGACGGCGTCCGTCCTGAGGACACGGCTTGGCCAATCGGAGCGAGCCAATGAGATCTTGCGAAACAACGTCCGCGAGCTGACGCGCGATTTGACCGGAACAGTGACGGAAGCGGAGCGCCGGGCAGATTCCTGGCAGAAGGAGAGAAAG CGCGTGTCAGTTAAAACTGCGCGTCATCGGGAGCAGCTGTGGTGCGTGTGGCGCTGCGTGATGGCACTCCGGCAGCACTGTCGCACCGTCAGAACCGCAACGGACAG GGATCTTTTGGAGATGAAGGCGCAGCTGTCCCATCTGTCTCTGTGCCTTCAGTCCAGCTGCGATTCGGCATCCTTGCGCCTCATCAAAATGTGGCTCGCCGACTTTTCTTCCTTCGCCTCCTCCAGTATGGGCACTTTGACGGTGGGGGAGCTGCTGGAACCCGAGTCGGACCACAG GATAAAGGAGAGCGAGACGCTGCCCGAGGCAGTGGCGGAGGCAGTCTGGAAACTG TGCGCAGCATTGAACGTAAGCACCCCCGTCAGTCGGGACGCCTCCGCCCTCTTGTCGGTCCTCTCGCAGACAGAGATCGCCCTGCACCGGAAGCAGCAGAACCTGCAG AGGGCGGAGCTTAACGTGCAGCAGTTGGCCGAGGAAAAGGCGACGCTGCAGCTGCGAGTGGAAAAACTGCAGGAGGACAAAAGGAGAGAAGACACACCTTTGCTTGCTGG ACAGCCGGAGGCCACGCCTCCCCCACACCTGGATGTGCCGCACAAGCGAGACATGGAGCTACCCCTGAAGGAGGAGGAGCTTCGTAGCGAGGAGGCTAAGCTACGAGGGGCGAAGGAGGAGATGCTCACCAGAGATGCCGGGCTTAAGATGCGAGACGAGAAGCTACAGCAAGAGGAGGTGCATCAAAGGAAGAGAGAGGAGGAGCTACAGAAAGCAGAGGAGCAGTTGCAAAAGGGGAAAAAGGAGGTGGACAGGAAGGAGGAGGAACTACAGGGTCGAGAGGTAGAACTCAAAAAGAGCCAAGAGGAAATGCAGAAAGGGGAGGTCGCGTTACACAAAAGAGAAAACGAGGTCCACATAAAGGAGGAGGAGCTGCAGAGCAAAGACATGGAGATCAGAAACATCCAAAAGGAGGCACAGAGAGAGGAGGAAAAGTtacacaaaagagaaaaagagttGCACAAGAAGGAAGAGGAGCTACAGAGCAGAGAGATGGAGATAACAATGAGCCAGGAGGAGGTACAGAAAGAGGAGGAAAAGTTGCATAAAAGAGAAACAGAGTTGCACAAGAAGGAAGAGGAGCTACGGAGCAGCGAGATGGAAATGAAAAAGAGCAAAGAGGAGGCACACAAAGAGGAAGAGGCACTACACAAAAGAGAAAAGGAGCTGCAAAAGAAGGAGGAGCAACTACAGATTAGAGAGGTGGAAATGAAAAAGAGCCAAGAGGAGGTGCAGGCACTGGAGGAGGCGTTACACAAAAAAGAAATGGAGGTGCACAGGAAAGAGGAAGAGCTACATGGCAAGGAAATTgagatgaaaacaaacaaagaggAGGTAGAGAAAGTCTTACACAAAAGGGAAAAAGAAGTGCACAGGAAGGAAGAGGATCTAGAGAGCAGAGAGACTGTGGTGAAAAAGAGCCAAGAGGAGGTGCAGAAAGAGGAGGAAGTGTtgcacaaaagagaaaaagaggtGCACCAGAAGGAGGAGTATCTACAGAGAAGAGAGATGGAAATGAAGAAGAGCCAAGAGGAGGTGCGCAAAGAGGAGGAAGCGTTACATAAAAGAGAAAAGGAGGTGCACGGGAAGGAGGAGGAGATACAGTTAAGAGAGAtggaaatgataaaaaacaaaGAGGAGGTAGAGAAAATGTTACACAAAAGAGAAGAACAAGTGTCCAGGAAGGAGGAGGATCTGGCGAGCAGAGAGAGTGTGATGAAAAAGAGCCAAGAGGAGGTGCAGAAAGAGGAGGATGTCTtacacaaaagagaaaaagaggtGCGCAAGATGTTGGTGGAGCTACAGGGACGAGAGATGGAAATCAAACAGAGCCAAGAGGAGGCAGAGAATGTGTTACACAAAAGAGAGAAGGAGTTGCACAAGAATGATCAGGACCTTCTCGGCCGGGAGATAGAAGTTAAAAGGGGCCAAGAGGAGGTACGGAAAGAGAaagaagtgttacacaaaagagaAAGGGAGGTGCGGGCCAGGCAAGAGGAAATGCAGTCCAGAGAGGAGGAGGTGCAGAAGAGGGAAGGGGACTGGCACCAAAAAGAGGAGGAGATGCAGAGCAGGGAGTCAAGGGTGTTCAACGCAGAGAAGGAGGTGCAAAAGAGCCAAGAGAAAGTACACAAAGAGATGGAAGTGCTCCACCAAAGAGAAAAGGACATGAAAATGAGACAGGAGGAGCTCCAGAGGCAGGAGGAGAACGTTCAGAATAGGTACAACGGAAGCGCAGAGGTCACCGGTGATTGCAGGCCGAGCGCTCAGCTGACTTATCGTGCCAGTTTCCAGGCCGAGGCGCGGCAAAGAGAAGACGCCCCCCGAGATGCCACG GAGTCGCTGGAGAGGTCGCAACAGGCCCAGCAGAGGGCAGAAGAAGAGGCGGCGCTCGCCAAAGATGCCCTACTAAAG CGTTCCTCCCAGCACGCCTCAGTCCTGCGGGAGCTCCAGGAGGCGCGGGAGCAGCTGACCCCGGCGGCCGAGGAGATGGCCAAGATAGAGCGAGCGCACAACCGACAGCGCCAAGAAAGCGAAGAGCAGCAGCGGCAGTTGGAGGTTCTTCGGCGGGAGGCGCGGGAGCTCCA CTCCAGCCACTCTTCACTGCTGGAGAAACTGGAGGAGCAACGGACGCTGGCGTCGCAGGCCGACGTGGAGCGCAGCCAACTTGGCTCTATCGTGCGTGTCCTGCAGGAATCCAAGGAGGCGCTCGCAG GGGAGCTGCGGTGCGCCAAGGAGGAGCTGGCCAGCCTCGCTTCACGACATATGGAGGAAAAGGAGGCCTGGAAAGGGGAGAAAGAGCAGCTTGAGATCGATCTGCGAGCCAAAAACGAGGAAGCAGAGACCTTGAGGAGACGTTTCGATGGCCTGGAGGAGGAAATAAAGGAGCGGGAGGAGGCAGCCTCCAAGGAGAAGAAAGCTCTCCTGGCAGAAGGAGAAAGGAAGCATAAAGAAGAGGTGACAAAGAGGGAGGAGTTGGACTCTTTGAAGAGCCGCATGGACACATTACTTGGTGTAATGAAGGAGCAAGAGGAGGAGCTGGAGCAACTCACAAAGGAGTTGAGAGCAAAAGATGGGGAGGTGGTGATGCTTGGGAAACGGGTAGAGGGGCTACTGGTAGAGATGAAGGAGCGGGAGGAGGAAAtaaaggagcaggaggaggtggCCTCCAAGGAGAAGAAAGCTTTGCTGGCTGAAGGAGAAAGGAAGCATAAGGAGGATGTGGCAAAAAGAGAGGAGTTGGACGGCCTGAGGAGCCGCGTAGACGGATTACTCGCCCAAATGAAGGAACGGGGTGAGGAGCTGGAGCAACTCGGGAAGGAGTTGGGAGAAAGAAATGGGGAGGTGGTGATGCTCAGGAAACGAATGGAGGGACTGCTGGCCGAGATGAAGGAGCAGGAGGAGCAGCTGCAGCGACTTAGAGAACGTCTCAAGTTGACAGAGGAGCAAGTGGAGCAGCTTCGGGAGGCCCAACAAAAGTTGGTGGAGAAGGAGGCCCGAGTGGAGAAGCTGGAGCTTCTGCTCACAGAAATGCAGCAGCAGGAGGAGGCCCGGGACATGGAGGAACGACGTGCAAAGGTGCTGCGAGAAACTGCCGCCATCTCCATGCACCAGGAGGAGGTGCAGAAGCTGAAAAGCGAGTTGCGTGAGCGTGAGGAGGAGCTAGTCAAGTTGAGCGGGAGCTCCGAGGACGGCCGGGAGGCTCTGAAGACGGAAGCTAGGAAACGGGAGGAGCTGCAGCAAGAGCTGAGAGGAGCACGGCTGATGCTTCAGGAGATGGAACTCAACGTTCACGCTCTGCAGGGGCAG GTCAGCGCCAGCCGTGAGGAAGCCAAGCAGGAGAAGGAACAGCAGGAGGAGGTGATGAAGAAGCTAAACCGACTCCTGCGG GAGAGCCGCGAGGAGGAGGAACGACTGAGGAGCGCCACAGAGGAGAAGGAGATTTTGAGGCCATACCCAGACAGAGAGGGCACAGAGGGGGAGGGGAAGAACCAGGCAGGGAGGTGGACAAGGGAGCAGGGCGGGAGGTGCAGTTTGGAGGAGGAACATCTGGGGCGCGACATGGTGGCTGCCACCACTGAAGAGAGGATGGAGATTTTAAAGTCTCACCAAGACAGAAAATGCATGGAGGGCGAGAAGAAGAGCGGGGAAGAAAGTTGGAGGAGGGAGGAGGACGGGAGGTCCAGTTTGGTGGAGGTCGGGGAGCAAACTGCCTCGAGGAACTTCAAGCAGGAGGAGCCGAGGAGCGCCAAGGGGAAGCTGAAGATGCAAAATCAGGCTCAG CCGGCGGCAAAGTGGCTGGAGGACGGAGCGGGCGGCAGACTGCTGCTTCTGCAGAGCCGCGTGGCTCACCTGGAAATCAAACTGGAGCGCTCCGACGCCAAGAAGGTCCAACTCAAACGAGGCAAACGCCACATCAAGATGATCAGCGACGCACTCGTGCACCAATCATGA
- the LOC144066961 gene encoding uncharacterized protein LOC144066961, whose translation MKAACFFLLLALACSGAMAVPTPDECTPLVAPQPLNERAKLIGTMKMISGFTDHVAYNAILKITDNTRFTMSADERNDKDLHFFEEMKLNGTCYGTKGNITVDGHVMSAKMLNFSSTLQMLPTCDGCMVMNINSSAHDLKTFLEAYGIHLDNVDNDEIHVHALYLFATDENSVKDAELEHFKKQAACLGFSGEPNFVLDPKHEYCDKDKVIMLN comes from the exons ATGAAAGCCGCGTGTTTCTTCTTGCTGTTGGCGCTGGCGTGCTCGGGCGCCATGGCCGTCCCGACGCCCGACGAGTGTACCCCACTGGTCGCCCCGCAGCCCCTGAACGAGCGTGCTAAG CTGATCGGCACGATGAAGATGATCTCCGGTTTCACCGACCACGTCGCCTACAACGCCATCCTGAAAATCACCGATAACACGCGCTTCACCATGAGTGCCGATGAGCGCAACGACAAAGATCTGCACTTCTTTGAGGAGATGAAGTT GAATGGCACCTGCTACGGCACCAAGGGGAACATCACCGTCGATGGCCACGTGATGAGCGCCAAAA TGCTCAATTTCTCGTCGACCCTTCAAATGCTGCCCACGTGCGACGGATGCATGGTGATGAATATCAACAGCTCGGCTCACGACCTCAAGACTTTCTTGGAGGCATATGGGATACACTTGGACAACGTGGACAACGATGAGATCCACGTCCACGCGCTTTACTTGTTTG CGACTGACGAGAACTCGGTGAAGGACGCTGAGCTAGAACACTTCAAGAAGCAGGCAGCTTGCTTGGGCTTTTCCGGAGAACCCAACTTCGTCTTGGATCCCAAACACG AATACTGCGACAAGGACAAAGTGATCATGCTCAACTGA
- the LOC144066963 gene encoding cortexin-3-like: MAEPTYGATPSPEPDVWSSSFLMVEQRATLVLVLVLLLFLGVLMVRCFRILLDPYRSMPSSNWTDYMDKDALDYRIVS, translated from the coding sequence ATGGCGGAGCCGACATACGGCGCAACGCCATCCCCGGAGCCCGACGTCTGGTCTTCGTCCTTCCTGATGGTGGAGCAGCGGGCCACCTTGGTTCTGGTCCTGGTTCTCCTGCTCTTCCTCGGCGTGCTGATGGTGCGCTGCTTCCGGATTCTCTTGGACCCATACCGGAGCATGCCGTCTTCCAACTGGACCGACTACATGGACAAGGACGCCTTGGACTACCGCATCGTCTCCTGA
- the ube2g2 gene encoding ubiquitin-conjugating enzyme E2 G2 isoform X2: MGPQDTCFEGGVFPAVLTFPSDYPLSPPKMRFTCDMFHPNIYPDGRVCISILHAPGDDPMGYESSAERWSPVQSVEKILLSVVSMLAEPNDESGANVDASKMWREDRDHFYKLAQKIVRKSLGL, from the exons AT GGGTCCGCAGGACACGTGTTTTGAAGGGGGCGTCTTTCCCGCGGTCCTCACTTTCCCCTCCGATTATCCTCTCAGCCCCCCCAAGATGAGGTTCACCTGCGACATGTTTCACCCCAACA TTTACCCCGATGGTCGTGTGTGCATCTCCATCCTGCACGCGCCGGGAGACGACCCCATGGGCTACGAGAGCAGTGCCGAACGGTGGAGTCCGGTCCAGAGCGTGGAAAAAATCCTGCTCTCCGTCGTTAGCATGCTAGCAG AACCGAACGACGAAAGTGGCGCCAACGTGGACGCCTCCAAAATGTGGCGAGAGGACCGAGATCACTTTTACAAACTGGCTCAGAAGATCGTACGCAAGTCCCTGGGCCTATAG
- the ube2g2 gene encoding ubiquitin-conjugating enzyme E2 G2 isoform X1, translating into MRVEACCPSTCCETSASEAAMAGTALKRLMAEYKQLTLNPPEGIVAGPANEENFFEWEALIMGPQDTCFEGGVFPAVLTFPSDYPLSPPKMRFTCDMFHPNIYPDGRVCISILHAPGDDPMGYESSAERWSPVQSVEKILLSVVSMLAEPNDESGANVDASKMWREDRDHFYKLAQKIVRKSLGL; encoded by the exons ATGCGCGTAGAGGCGTGCTGTCCTTCGACGTGTTGTGAGACGTCGGCGTCAGAGGCGGCGATGGCGGGCACAGCATTAAAGAGACTCATGGCCGAATACAAAC AGCTGACACTCAACCCCCCTGAAGGAATTGTAGCAG GGCCTGCCAATGAGGAGAACTTTTTTGAATGGGAGGCGCTGATCAT GGGTCCGCAGGACACGTGTTTTGAAGGGGGCGTCTTTCCCGCGGTCCTCACTTTCCCCTCCGATTATCCTCTCAGCCCCCCCAAGATGAGGTTCACCTGCGACATGTTTCACCCCAACA TTTACCCCGATGGTCGTGTGTGCATCTCCATCCTGCACGCGCCGGGAGACGACCCCATGGGCTACGAGAGCAGTGCCGAACGGTGGAGTCCGGTCCAGAGCGTGGAAAAAATCCTGCTCTCCGTCGTTAGCATGCTAGCAG AACCGAACGACGAAAGTGGCGCCAACGTGGACGCCTCCAAAATGTGGCGAGAGGACCGAGATCACTTTTACAAACTGGCTCAGAAGATCGTACGCAAGTCCCTGGGCCTATAG